In one Magallana gigas chromosome 7, xbMagGiga1.1, whole genome shotgun sequence genomic region, the following are encoded:
- the LOC105331565 gene encoding LOW QUALITY PROTEIN: uncharacterized protein (The sequence of the model RefSeq protein was modified relative to this genomic sequence to represent the inferred CDS: inserted 1 base in 1 codon) produces MGTQKKQILAYCALECGFSLLSSAYNFYYVKVFLNFYHIEESWFQFSQVLFMVWNAVNDPLFAYCSDNKNLRXLRTRRAMILYSAPFFCLSFLVPWFQWSTNPAIVGIHLIFALCLWDTLFTFIGLAMCCLFTEISKDTNIRITITRAAQVAALFGSISVMLLEHASNGLQDFKAFQVTTVLIALLSWCLMYYCGKNCHTQYDLQQMQDENKEADDVCHEKSEGESYWKQTWQIVSDTNFLSFVITNFFQEFHRTFLYNFLAIFCDHLISSDKISPSTRSTFYGFVPFASKILVISTAPILRQIPYKKVIRTNFIWKICGGFFMYYIIGSTHPWILILKQKSALGIENVNMIPSIFVGVLLMVHIPCSIFLCRTSQVTTVLIALLSWCLMYYCGKNCHTQYDLQQMQDENKEADDVCHEKSEGESYWKQTWQIVSDTNFLSFVITNFFQEFHRTFLYNFLAIFCDHLISSDKISPSTRSTFYGFVPFASKILVISTAPILRQIPYKKVIRTNFIWKICGGFFMYYIIGSTHPWILILFFFLDGCFANGTYSLFNIPLSDIADDNMRKYNRKHPISSMVYGTNALFVKPAISLSPMLAVAILNRYGYSYIQHSKNSPVRPTASTPSPDQLKDLKDAMFFLVCWYPIIIGTIQLISWSYYKITNRTEMEIKVSFNP; encoded by the exons ATGGGAACACAAAAGAAGCAAATATTGGCTTACTGTGCCCTGGAATGTGGATTTTCTTTGCTGAGCAGCGCTTACAATTTCTACTACGTTAAAGTATTTCTGAACTTCTACCACATCGAGGAGTCCTGGTTCCAGTTTTCGCAAGTCTTGTTTATGGTATGGAATGCCGTCAACGATCCTCTGTTTGCATATTGCTCTGACAATAAAAACTTGA ACCTGAGAACTCGGCGTGCCATGATTCTGTACTCTGCTCCATTTTTCTGTCTCTCCTTCCTTGTCCCGTGGTTCCAGTGGAGTACAAATCCAGCGATTGTAGGCATCCATCTTATATTTGCGTTGTGCTTATGGGATACACTCTTTACGTTCATTGGTTTGGCAATGTGCTGTCTTTTCACAGAGATCTCAAAAGACacaaacatcagaataacaataacTCGTGCTGCACAGGTTGCGGCATTGTTTGGTTCTATCAGCGTGATGTTGCTAGAGCATGCTTCTAATGGTTTACAAGACTTTAAAGCATTTCAGGTCACAACAGTACTTATAGCGCTACTTAGCTGGTGTCTGATGTATTACTGTGGTAAGAACTGCCATACTCAGTACGATCTGCAACAAATGCAAGATGAAAACAAAGAAGCAGACGACGTTTGTCACGAAAAATCCGAGGGCGAGTCTTACTGGAAACAGACGTGGCAGATCGTCAGTGACACCAACTTCTTGTCGTTTGTCATCACCAACTTCTTTCAGGAGTTTCATCGTacatttctttacaattttttggCTATCTTTTGTGATCATTTAATTTCCTCAGATAAAATTAGCCCGTCTACTCGGAGCACTTTCTATGGCTTTGTTCCTTTTGCATCAAAG ATTCTTGTGATTTCGACAGCTCCTATACTTCGGCAAATTCCTTATAAGAAAGTCATTCGAACCAATTTTATTTGGAAGATATGTGGAGGTTTTTTCATGTATTACATAATAGGAAGCACTCATCCGTggatattgatatta AAGCAAAAAAGTGCGTTAG GAATAGAAAACGTTAATATGATTCCTTCTATTTTTGTAGGTGTTTTGCTAATGGTACATATTCCTTGTTCAATATTCCTTTGTCGGACATCTCAGGTCACAACAGTACTTATAGCGCTACTTAGCTGGTGTCTGATGTATTACTGTGGTAAGAACTGCCATACTCAGTACGATCTGCAACAAATGCAAGATGAAAACAAAGAAGCAGACGACGTTTGTCACGAAAAATCCGAGGGCGAGTCTTACTGGAAACAGACGTGGCAGATCGTCAGTGACACCAACTTCTTGTCGTTTGTCATCACCAACTTCTTTCAGGAGTTTCATCGTacatttctttacaattttttggCTATCTTTTGTGATCATTTAATTTCCTCAGATAAAATTAGCCCGTCTACTCGGAGCACTTTCTATGGCTTTGTTCCTTTTGCATCAAAG ATTCTTGTGATTTCGACAGCTCCTATACTTCGGCAAATTCCTTATAAGAAAGTCATTCGAACCAATTTTATTTGGAAGATATGTGGAGGTTTTTTCATGTATTACATAATAGGAAGCACTCATCCGTggatattgatattatttttttttcttgacgg GTGTTTTGCTAATGGTACATATTCCTTGTTCAATATTCCTTTGTCGGACATCGCTGATGACAACATGAGGAAATACAACAGAAA ACACCCAATATCATCTATGGTGTACGGAACTAACGCTCTATTCGTGAAGCCTGCTATCTCTTTGTCTCCCATGTTGGCAGTGGCCATACTGAACAGATACGGATACAGTTATATACAGCATTCCAAAAACAGTCCTGTCAGACCCACAGCAAGCACTCCGTCCCCCGACCAACTGAAGGACCTGAAGGATGCTATGTTCTTCTTGGTGTGTTGGTATCCAATCATTATTGGAACCATACAGTTAATAAGTTGGTCGTATTACAAAATAACCAACAGAACTGAAATGGAAATTAAAGTGTCTTTCAATCCTTGA